The following are encoded together in the Buteo buteo chromosome 2, bButBut1.hap1.1, whole genome shotgun sequence genome:
- the ZNF217 gene encoding zinc finger protein 217 isoform X1: MPTQPLLAYMDGPDGIASTVGAQMENNDASMTIKGTNTISYKSLQEKFLMQTEGCMPLDCMFCDETFKHPEELGKHVLTQHRPTLCEPAVLRVEAEYLSPLDKCKVRKNLSSPNNEKDREELSCEVCGQTFDEAFDVEAHMKKHKDSFTYWCNVCGRRFKEPWFLKNHMRTHTGKPGSRNKHQQGSESPITINEVVQEHVTENVTSPYKICMVCGFLFLNKETLIEHSKVHTKESVPSGESPQVTGEPNAEETSQRDEFLRFLNLRPNLVPENDKSQKPVKWIAELDPFNTYQAWQLATKGKVAVGHGQIKEQGQEGSTDNDDSCSEKEDLGEIWNATKGSQTETTGKSKVNKNSSYAGNGNLSQDKLKHPGGEVPSMDIDSKLSQNKEKPTHCSECGKAFRTYHQLVLHSRVHKRDRRTDGETSAASRTCCADIIATLDENGAGERIEGGSEDGSEDGLPETLNLGIFSPKDKNEDGLERAKVKNLGASRECSYCGKYFRSNYYLNIHLRTHTGEKPYKCEFCDYAAAQKTSLRYHLERHHKDKQADSAADVKSDSKVSLQSQETELLLAADGAQETKNSKRLFDCAKDAEGFRPTKQQKEVLSLNNAIGSTVLLKMKNNSRELNKGSVCNNSNQIHENVSAPYLEKLKAEKETKEAQPSVPHKRERQASVTSEGDDVQYVCALKDGKNVNDVRDCAENYKHKPRVDCQEKPLNLSIGTSQECSVVSTRGLLAPSTCPFCTYRTFYPEVLMMHQRLMHKYNPDTVNKNGCRNKALAKARRTGCPPALLGKDVLPLSFNSNKSKASPSTQQKLLQAGKAKQCHPPQNKVPLFSVTDSSSTAPSNLKFHKQQSNIGAQANNYRQPQQEMHSSSSISPVLDRVKRSESKVKALSVPVSQSGLVSSSMNGPLDSHLNESAWSCHRGRDYPCSKSVSNVNLDYGETSSKRMKPNLLAVEHIDSPMASYRRYEMSRFRVANRYANLLPQECSRTKPASSVLPTKQGLLNSDDVDPPNVLTVLKPYEPYSSGSLYSSCGSSNGQVTSSTVEGKRSVSYQHLSSSVLQKRSYESFIGNAHFRPSDKKT; the protein is encoded by the exons ATGCCAACTCAGCCTCTCTTGGCATACATGGATGGACCGGATGGAATAGCCAGTACCGTTGGTGCACAGATGGAGAATAATGATGCCTCAATGACAATAAAAGGAACAAACACAATTTCTTATAAAAGCTTGCAAGAGAAGTTTCTCATGCAAACTGAGGGATGCATGCCTCTGGACTGCATGTTTTGTGACGAGACTTTTAAACATCCTGAAGAACTTGGTAAGCATGTTTTAACTCAGCATAGGCCTACTCTTTGTGAACCGGCTGTCCTGCGTGTTGAAGCAGAGTATCTTAGTCCTCTAGATAAATGTAAAGTAAGAAAAAACTTGTCTTCACCAAACAATgaaaaggacagagaagaaCTTAGTTGTGAAGTTTGTGGACAAACATTTGATGAGGCTTTTGACGTTGAGGCACACATGAAAAAGCATAAAGATTCTTTCACGTATTGGTGTAATGTATGTGGAAGAAGATTTAAAGAGCCATGGTTCCTCAAAAATCACATGAGAACGCATACTGGAAAGCCTGGTTCTAGAAACAAGCACCAACAAGGTTCTGAGAGCCCCATAACAATCAATGAGGTGGTGCAGGAGCATGTAACTGAAAATGTAACGTCACCTTACAAAATTTGTATGGTTTGTGGTTTCCTATTTCTCAATAAAGAGACTCTAATTGAGCATAGTAAAGTGCACACCAAAGAATCAGTACCCAGTGGTGAAAGCCCCCAAGTGACTGGTGAACCTAATGCAGAAGAAACATCTCAAAGAGATGAATTTTTGCGGTTCTTGAACTTAAGACCAAACTTGGTTCCAGAAAATGACAAATCACAAAAACCTGTGAAGTGGATAGCTGAACTAGATCCTTTCAATACATATCAAGCATGGCAGCTGGCTACCAAAGGTAAAGTTGCAGTTGGCCATGGCCAAATTAAAGAACAAGGGCAAGAAGGAAGTACAGACAATGATGATTCATGTTCTGAGAAAGAAGATCTTGGTGAAATCTGGAATGCAACTAAAGGTAGCCAGACTGAAACTACAGGGAAgtcaaaagtaaataaaaacagcagTTACGCAGGGAATGGTAACTTATCCCAAGACAAACTGAAACATCCCGGTGGTGAAGTGCCTTCTATGGACATAGATTCTAAATTGTCCCAGAACAAAGAGAAACCAACACACTGTTCAGAGTGTGGTAAAGCCTTCAGAACATACCACCAGCTAGTCCTTCATTCCAGAGTACATAAGAGAGACAGGCGAACTGATGGAGAGACTTCGGCTGCTTCGAGGACATGCTGTGCTGATATAATTGCAACTCTGGATGAAAATGGAGCAGGAGAACGAATAGAAGGAGGCTCTGAAGATGGATCTGAAGATGGGCTTCCGGAAACACTTAATTTAG GTATATTTTCTcccaaagataaaaatgaagatgGTTTGGAAAGAGCAAAAGTTAAAAACCTTGGAGCCTCCAGAGAATGCAGCTATTGTGGAAAGTATTTTCGCTCAAATTATTACCTCAATATTCATCTCAGAACTCATACAG GTGAAAAACCATACAAATGTGAATTCTGTGACTacgcagcagcacagaaaacttCACTGAGGTATCACTTAGAGAGGCATCACAAGGACAAGCAAGCTGATAGTGCAGCAGACGTGAAAAGTGACAGCAAAGTTTCATTACAGAGTCAGGAGACGGAGCTCTTGCTGGCTGCTGATGGTGCTCAAGAAACCAAAAATTCGAAGAGGCTTTTTGATTGTGCCAAAGATGCTGAGGGCTTCCGACCTAccaagcagcaaaaggaagttCTGTCCCTGAACAATGCAATAGGCAGCacagtccttttaaaaatgaaaaataattctaggGAATTGAACAAAGGTTCTGTTTGTAACAATTCAAATCAAATACATGAGAATGTGTCCGCTCCTTACCTGGAAAAACTAAAGGCTGAGAAGGAAACGAAGGAAGCTCAGCCCAGTGTTCCTCATAAAAGAGAGAGGCAGGCTTCTGTAACATCAGAGGGCGATGATGTCCAGTATGTTTGTGCTTTAAAGGATGGAAAAAATGTGAACGATGTGCGAGACTGCGCTGAAAACTACAAACACAAACCTAGGGTGGACTGTCAAGAAAAACCCTTGAACTTATCTATTGGGACTTCACAAGAATGTTCAGTGGTTTCAACTAGAGGCCTGCTAGCACCCAGCACCTGTCCATTTTGTACTTACAGAACATTCTACCCAGAAGTCCTAATGATGCACCAGAGGCTGATGCACAAATACAATCCTGACACTGTTAACAAAAATGGCTGTAGAAACAAGGCTCTAGCTAAAGCCAGACGCACTGGAtgccctccagctctgcttggtAAAGATGTGCTTCCTCTGTCTTTTAATTCTAATAAAAGTAAGGCTTCCCCATCTACACAGCAAAAACTGTTGCAAGCGGGGAAAGCTAAACAATGTCACCCTCCACAGAACAAAGTCCCTCTCTTTTCAGTGACTGACTCAAGCAGCACAGCCCCGAGTAACCTCAAGTTTCATAAACAGCAAAGTAATATTGGAGCTCAGGCAAATAACTATAGACAACCTCAGCAAGAAATGCACTCCAGTTCCAGTATCTCTCCAGTATTGGACAGAGTAAAAAGATCTGAATCTAAAGTAAAAGCTCTAAGTGTCCCAGTGTCTCAATCTGGTCTAGTAAGCAGCAGTATGAATGGCCCTCTCGACTCTCACCTAAATGAATCTGCCTGGTCTTGTCATCGAGGAAGAGACTATCCTTGTAGTAAATCTGTGAGCAATGTAAATCTAGACTATGGTGAAACGTCTTCTAAACGAATGAAACCTAATCTGTTAGCTGTTGAGCATATTGACTCTCCAATGGCTAGTTACAGAAGATATGAAATGAGCAGATTTCGTGTTGCAAACAGATATGCAAATCTGCTACCTCAGGAATGTTCTCGCACCAAACCTGCATCCTCTGTTTTGCCAACCAAACAAGGGCTTCTGAATTCAGATGATGTTGATCCTCCTAATGTATTGACTGTTCTCAAACCTTATGAGCCGTATAGCTCTGGATCACTTTACAGTTCTTGTGGATCTAGCAATGGCCAAGTAACCAGCTCTACAGTAGAAG GAAAGAGATCAGTGTCATACCAACACTTATCTAGCAGCGTGCTGCAAAAGCGAAGTTATGAAAGCTTCATTGGTAATGCACACTTTCGACCAAGTGACAAGAAGACTTAA